From Daucus carota subsp. sativus chromosome 6, DH1 v3.0, whole genome shotgun sequence, the proteins below share one genomic window:
- the LOC108225977 gene encoding putative B3 domain-containing protein Os03g0621600 produces MGRSPPPRKPSFMKILVTDFSKKLMIPPQFVRLYRETLARKCILRPTGTRDSWCVRTKWIKDSLYFKKGWKKFARHHSLGYGDLLIFRYAKDCKFYVDMFDKSCCFKEPVNSQNVGSQRDTTPILPGQEAKVDLETSALDAALDAEEFMAGSEFPAFNRIVRPAYLKANGYMPIDPNFGRWYLEDSIRDVKIDVSGKIWTVGILPSSLQFSAAPVKYYDCYLKVLIIFHLVVHGSSILLHSDNSPSFTGSVECVEDRENCQTKARSGKALEARSSQALEEDSSQVIEAAYEFASQSKHPSYPCVMSFNYIRRGNLYVPSTFVKQVNEAAGSVKVKLQCRGKEWDALLSTYETLWWMHNGWSTFVEENSLQIGDACVLELIDREAALIKVTVFKCTN; encoded by the exons ATGGGAAGAAGCCCACCGCCACGAAAACCTTCATTCATGAAGATTCTAGTTACAGATTTCTCCAAGAAGCTG ATGATACCACCCCAGTTTGTGAGGCTTTATCGCGAAACCTTGGCTAGAAAATGTATACTAAGGCCTACTGGTACGCGAGATTCATGGTGTGTAAGGACAAAGTGGATCAAAGATTCATTGTATTTCAAGAAAGGCTGGAAAAAGTTTGCCCGACATCATTCACTAGGCTACGGTGACTTGTTGATTTTCCGGTATGCTAAAGACTGCAAGTTTTATGTTGACATGTTTGATAAGTCTTGCTGTTTTAAGGAACCTGTTAACTCGCAAAATGTGGGGTCTCAGAGGGACACTACTCCCATACTTCCTG GCCAAGAAGCCAAAGTCGATCTTGAAACATCAGCTCTTGATGCAGCTCTTGATGCGGAAGAGTTCATGGCAGGCTCAGAGTTTCCTGCATTCAACAGGATTGTCAGACCAGCTTACCTGAAAGCTAACGGATATATG CCTATTGATCCAAATTTTGGAAGATGGTATTTGGAAGACAGCATAAGAGATGTGAAGATTGATGTGTCAGGTAAGATATGGACTGTTGGG ATTTTACCCTCAAGCTTACAATTTTCAGCAGCACCAGTTAAGTATTATGATTGTTACCTCAAGGTTTTGATTATATTTCATTTGGTAGTGCATGGCTCTAGTATACTACTTCACTCGGATAACAGCCCTAGTTTTACAGGCTCTGTTGAATGTGTAGAGGATCGCGAAAATTGCCAGACTAAAGCAAGGTCTGGTAAGGCTCTTGAAGCACGTTCTAGCCAGGCACTTGAAGAAGATTCTAGCCAGGTTATTGAAGCAGCGTACGAATTTGCTTCACAGTCAAAGCATCCTTCCTATCCGTGTGTTATGTCTTTCAATTACATCCGAAGGGGTAATCTG TATGTTCCTTCGACTTTTGTTAAGCAAGTAAACGAAGCAGCAGGTTCTGTCAAGGTGAAACTTCAGTGCAGGGGCAAAGAGTGGGATGCTCTACTGAGTACTTATGAAACGCTTTGGTGGATGCATAATGGCTGGTCTACTTTTGTGGAGGAGAACTCTCTGCAAATTGGCGACGCTTGTGTCCTGGAGCTGATCGATAGAGAAGCTGCTCTGATCAAAGTTACAGTTTTCAAATGCACTAATTAA
- the LOC108227030 gene encoding B3 domain-containing protein REM5-like → MGRRPPERNPLFMKIIVTDFPKMLIIPPKFARLHLGTLARKCILRPTGTQDAWLVRTKQINDSLYFKRGWKKFAQHYSLGFGDLLVFRYKKDCEFHVDVFDKSCCLKELAVKSPHVGSQMDTTSKFPRKKKKLQTKARPGKALEAKYPSCPCVMNTSYLHGRYLHVPPSFAKQMKLKEGANKVKLECRGKHWDAVLSTYRKKGSSMINGGWSAFVKENALQIGDTCVLELIDREDALIRVTIFECTN, encoded by the exons ATGGGAAGAAGGCCACCAGAGAGAAATCCTTTGTTCATGAAGATCATAGTTACAGATTTCCCGAAAATGCTG ATAATACCACCCAAGTTTGCGAGGCTTCATCTCGGAACCTTGGCTAGAAAATGTATACTGAGGCCTACTGGTACGCAAGATGCATGGCTCGTCAGAACCAAACAGATCAATGACTCTTTGTATTTCAAGAGAGGTTGGAAGAAGTTTGCACAACATTATTCATTAGGCTTCGGGGACTTGCTAGTTTTTCGATACAAAAAAGATTGTGAGTTTCATGTGGACGTGTTCGATAAGTCTTGTTGTCTTAAGGAACTAGCTGTTAAATCCCCACATGTTGGGTCTCAGATGGACACTACCTCAAAATTTCCCA GGAAGAAGAAAAAATTGCAGACTAAAGCAAGGCCCGGCAAGGCTTTGGAAGCAAAGTATCCTTCCTGCCCGTGTGTTATGAATACCTCTTACTTGCACGGACGATATCTG CATGTTCCTCCAAGTTTTGCTAAGCAAATGAAATTGAAAGAGGGTGCCAACAAGGTGAAACTTGAGTGCCGGGGCAAACATTGGGATGCTGTCCTCAGTACTTATCGTAAAAAAGGTAGTAGCATGATAAATGGTGGCTGGTCTGCTTTTGTAAAGGAGAACGCTCTGCAAATTGGCGACACTTGTGTCCTGGAGCTCATTGATAGAGAAGATGCTCTCATCAGAGTTACGATTTTTGAATGCACTAATTAA
- the LOC108225979 gene encoding B3 domain-containing protein LOC_Os12g40080 has translation MSKYIELLDVGARIVARSFSHCPQTARMYYHPPADTHDRHLHGGVVGGTGEVSGQVGRHGGSKGCMNMDAAHVVLYTVVGMGRRPPERKPAFSKILVKDFSKKLMIPSKFVSLHRGTLARKCVLRPTGTQDAWRVKTKQINDSLYFKKGWKKFARHYSLGFGDLLVFRYAQDCEFYVDMFDQSCCLKELAVTSHNVKSRKHSHLEEANPGEKEALDKAEKLMSSSKFPAFLKIMQWAYVRPGGYLVRPAPQLTMLIEREIVDYHFTVYGTLFKYICNSFGTLFMQPLTTDFARKYFKDSTREVKIEVSGKTWTAGVRKDCATYRLTRCWSYLVTEQALKVGDVCAFELINTEDYTLKLTIFSSTS, from the exons atgtcgAAATATATTGAGTTATTAGATGTAGGTGCTAGAATAGTTGCAAGATCATTCTCTCACTGCCCTCAGACGGCGCGTATGTACTACCACCCTCCGGCGGACACTCACGACCGCCACCTGCATGGCGGTGTCGTTGGCGGAACGGGAGAAGTTTCGGGGCAGGTTGGACGGCATGGCGGGTCTAAGGGTTGCATGAACATGGATGCAGCTCATGTCGTTCTGTACACGGTTGTTGG CATGGGAAGAAGGCCACCAGAAAGAAAGCCTGCGTTCTCGAAGATTCTTGTCAAAGATTTCTCCAAGAAGCTG ATGATACCGTCCAAGTTTGTGAGCCTTCATCGCGGAACTTTGGCTAGAAAATGCGTGCTAAGGCCTACCGGTACGCAAGATGCGTGGCGTGTGAAAACCAAACAGATCAATGATTCTTTGTATTTCAAGAAAGGCTGGAAGAAGTTTGCACGACATTACTCCTTAGGCTTTGGTGACTTGTTGGTTTTTCGGTATGCTCAAGATTGCGAGTTTTATGTGGACATGTTTGATCAATCTTGCTGTCTTAAGGAACTAGCTGTTACTTCCCACAATGTCAAGTCAAGGAAGCACA GCCACTTGGAGGAAGCAAATCCTGGAGAAAAAGAAGCTCTTGACAAAGCGGAAAAGTTGATGTCAAGCTCAAAGTTCCCTGCATTCCTAAAGATTATGCAGTGGGCTTACGTGAGGCCTGGCGGATATTTGGTAAGGCCTGCACCTCAGCTAACCATGTTGATTGAAAGAGAAATAGTGGATTACCACTTTACAGTTTATGGTACTCTGTTTAAGTACATTTGTAACAGCTTTGGTACTCTGTTCATGCAGCCTCTGACAACAGATTTTGCTAGAAAGTATTTTAAGGACAGCACAAGGGAAGTGAAGATTGAGGTATCAGGCAAGACATGGACAGCTGGGGTAAGGAAAGATTGCGCTACATATAGGTTGACGAGATGCTGGAGTTACTTGGTAACAGAACAAGCTCTTAAAGTTGGTGATGTATGCGCTTTTGAACTTATCAATACCGAAGATTATACACTCAAGCTTACAATTTTCAGCAGTACCAGTTAA
- the LOC108228185 gene encoding uncharacterized protein LOC108228185, with protein MSTPTKTLLQPKTSTRVTPETISEAVTSLLQWKQAQKSSQKPQLLAQEQYFYLVLTLKNIPQKSTGTNPHKIPLPHPLIQGSQICLIIDDRPKSKLTKKAAKKKVQSDGVNVSKVLKFTKLKSEYKSLDAKRKLCESYDMFFADKGVVTYLPKMLGKVFFKKKKVPLAVNLGHSNWKEQIERGCCSGLLRVSSGTCSVVKVGRVSMEEEEVVENVVEGIKGVVGFVENGWEGVRSLHLRLLDSMALPLYQSVPDGGLKIGGGKEVGESVGEDESGVDVKKRDGKSGKKKGRIHEVEYMDASDVDGDKNESEKINDGSEIVGKKRKNRALVKERVSGEEGVDELGKKSNKTGKGGKFDVQIVNEGKESEKEDLVSEEVETKKKKGDVKNGPVIDKNVEKAAKKTKGDDMELEKAYIPVKSVGVSAGKKAKKKSGLETTDRNSEKKVKEDWKRNHLKS; from the exons ATGTCTACACCAACCAAGACTCTCTTGCAACCCAAAACCTCAACAAGGGTCACTCCTGAAACAATCTCAGAGGCTGTTACATCTCTTCTACAATGGAAACAAGCCCAAAAAAGCTCACAAAAACCCCAGCTTTTAGCTCAAGAACAGTACTTTTACTTGGTACTAACTCTCAAGAACATCCCACAAAAAAGTACTGGAACAAACCCACATAAAATCCCACTGCCCCATCCTCTGATTCAAGGCTCTCAGATTTGTCTCATCATTGATGACAGACCCAAGTCAAAACTCACAAAAAAAGCTGCTAAAAAGAAGGTACAATCTGATGGGGTTAATGTTTCTAAAGTTTTGAAATTTACTAAGTTGAAGAGTGAGTATAAGTCTCTTGATGCTAAAAGAAAGTTGTGTGAGTCTTATGATATGTTTTTTGCTGATAAAGGGGTTGTTACCTACTTGCCTAAGATGCTAGGGAAAGtgttttttaagaaaaagaagGTCCCTTTGGCTGTTAATTTGGGTCATAGTAATTGGAAGGAGCAGATTGAGAGGGGGTGTTGTTCGGGGTTGTTGAGGGTGAGTTCGGGGACTTGTAGTGTGGTTAAAGTTGGGAGAGTTTCGATGGAGGAAGAGGAGGTTGTGGAGAATGTCGTGGAGGGGATTAAGGGGGTCGTTGGGTTTGTGGAGAATGGGTGGGAGGGTGTTAGGTCATTGCATTTGAGGTTATTGGATTCTATGGCGTTGCCGTTGTATCAGAGTGTGCCAGATGGAGGGCTGAAGATTGGTGGGGGTAAGGAGGTTGGTGAGAGTGTTGGGGAGGATGAGAGTGGCGTGGATGTTAAAAAGAGAGACGGGAAGTCGGGAAAGAAGAAAGGGAGGATTCATGAGGTTGAGTACATGGATGCAAGTGACGTCGATGGGGATAAAAATGAGAGTGAGAAGATCAATGATGGTAGTGAAATTGTTGGGAAGAAGAGAAAGAATAGGGCTTTAGTGAAAGAACGGGTGAGTGGTGAAGAGGGCGTAGATGAGTTGGGTAAAAAGAGTAATAAAACGGGCAAAGGAGGAAAATTTGATGTTCAAATCGTAAATGAGGGTAAAGAATCAGAGAAGGAAGATCTGGTGAGTGAAGAAGTtgagaccaagaaaaagaagGGTGATGTAAAAAATGGACCAGTTATTGATAAGAATGTGGAGAAGGCAGCAAAGAAAACAAAGGGAGATGATATGGAACTTGAAAAAGCTTACATACCGGTTAAATCTGTGGGAGTGTCGGCTGGaaagaaggcaaagaagaaGAGTGGCCTGGAGACAACAGATAGGAACTCTGAGAAAAAGGTTAAG GAGGACTGGAAGCGCAACCACTTGAAATCGTGA
- the LOC108228186 gene encoding RNA polymerase sigma factor sigD, chloroplastic, protein MAINMCSSASHSHTIYVSSLHSKSPVKPNHSTSSKICFNISSDNDVVLLAETMPFSSPDIELLEKNLCEVELERDWRDGVGVRRKKRRKRRGFEGEKDEYGDVKQVFSRSRRKAGQHLSSEEEADYILLIKEEAKLEAARRKILETTKHDPTLSQLADVVGVPKSRLDKILCGGRESRQRITESYKRLVVSIASSYQGRGLNMQDLVQEGSIGLLRGVKKFNPEKGFKLSTYVYWWIRQAISKAVASKSRTIRLPGSVCEVIPKIAEANNSLAVRLRRPPSFEEIAKSVGTTVKTVRLIYRSSKEPVSLDQAMTSQGCMSLQDIMPGPEELTPESMLIKQHKKQELEKILNQLSDRESIIVRLYYGLDGKAPRSFEEIGNVLKLSRERIRQINGTALSKLKQNTER, encoded by the exons ATGGCCATAAACATGTGTTCATCTGCAAGCCATTCTCACACCATATATGTTTCATCTTTACACTCCAAGTCTCCTGTAAAACCAAACCATTCTACATCTTCAAagatatgttttaatatatcTTCTGATAACGATGTTGTTTTACTGGCTGAAACCATGCCATTTTCTAGTCCTGATATTGAGTTGCTGGAAAAGAATTTGTGTGAGGTTGAGCTGGAGAGAGATTGGAGAGATGGGGTAGGAGTGAGAAGAAAGAAGAGGAGGAAAAGGAGGGGTTTTGAGGGTGAGAAGGATGAGTATGGAGATGTTAAGCAGGTGTTTAGTAGGAGTAGAAGAAAGGCTGGGCAGCATTTGAGTTCTGAAGAAGAGGCAGATTATATTTTGTTGATCAAG GAAGAGGCAAAGCTAGAAGCAGCTAGGAGAAAGATTCTAGAAACAACTAAGCATGATCCCACCTTGAGTCAGTTGGCTGATGTAGTAGGAGTGCCGAAAAGTAGACTAGATAAGATATTGTGTGGAGGAAGAGAATCACGTCAGAGGATCACAGAAAGCTACAAAAGACTGGTAGTCTCCATTGCTTCTAGTTATCAAGGCAGAGGACTAAATATGCAAGACCTAGTACAG GAAGGAAGCATTGGACTTCTGCGCGGGGTGAAGAAGTTTAATCCCGAGAAGGGGTTTAAGCTCTCAACTTATGTGTACTGGTGGATTAGACAAGCTATCTCAAAAGCTGTAGCAAGCAAGTCGAGGACTATCCGGTTACCG GGAAGCGTATGTGAAGTAATCCCAAAAATTGCAGAGGCCAACAATAGCCTAGCAGTAAGACTACGAAGACCACcctcttttgaagaaattgcgAAGTCTGTTGGCACAACTGTCAAAACTGTAAGACTTATTTATCGAAGCAGCAAAGAACCAGTTTCCCTTGATCAAGCAATGACCAGCCAAGGCTGCATGAGTTTACAG GACATTATGCCAGGTCCAGAAGAACTCACACCGGAATCAATGCTGATAAAACAGCATAAAAAACAAGAACTAGAGAAGATATTGAATCAGCTTTCTGATAGAGAATCAATCATTGTGAGACTATACTATGGACTCGATGGGAAAGCCCCTCGTTCGTTCGAGGAGATAGGAAATGTGTTAAAACTTTCAAGAGAAAGAATTCGACAAATAAATGGCACTGCACTGTCAAAACTAAAGCAGAACACTGAAagatga
- the LOC108192784 gene encoding F-box/WD-40 repeat-containing protein At3g52030 isoform X1, whose translation MKGLEASSSGVRPPAKKRILESPASAEALTHDILLIIFSFLDFLDLLHCSAVCKSWNWVISTSKLYQSLYYKKKCQSRGVLEESGNLEKLSKMFLKELALDSHRASLEEGSVDVYQWKGHSTRVNQCRMKMGLVLTGGDDKVMRLWSVNSYKCLEEYSVPDRARVIDFDFDESKIVSLVGTSVGIWRRHGKKSIFLSRKGEIPKASCMCYVDPEAVVGCEDGRARFLDMYSRKWSKIVKIQDGPVTCISLSDSQMIVGGSSTGSITVSDLSSAQRVATLKSYGSAGYVLASDLSSAQRVATLKSYDSAGISTLCVNPSSPLIFSGSTAGQAFCWDLRTMRCLWRTRASPNVIYSMHHLRDHTSTLVMGGIDGVLRIVDEISGKVLSGCILDQNTSGSVSTEASNKLSRKKGRRIAEDTKLDLMPKTSRPSINCLAVGFQKVVTTHDDNYIRVWKFKI comes from the exons ATGAAGGGGTTGGAAGCTTCAAGCTCCGGCGTCCGGCCGCCGGCGAAAAAGAGAATCTTGGAATCTCCGGCGAGTGCAGAAGCCTTAACTCATGATATCCTTTTAATcatcttctcttttcttgaCTTTCTTGATCTTCTTCACTGCTCTGCTGTCTGCAAATCTTG gAACTGGGTGATTAGTACATCAAAATTGTATCAAAGTTTGTACTACAAGAAGAAGTGTCAATCTAGAGGGGTTTTAGAGGAATCTGGAAACCTGGAGAAATTGTCGAAAATGTTTTTAAAGGAGCTTGCTTTGGATAGTCACAGAGCATCTTTGGAGGAAGGGTCTGTTGATGTATATCAGTGGAAAGGTCATTCGACTAG GGTAAATCAGTGTCGGATGAAGATGGGATTGGTCCTAACTGGTGGAGATGATAAG GTGATGCGTTTATGGTCGGTAAATAGTTACAAATGTTTGGAGGAATACTCTGTTCCAGATAGAGCCCGTGTAATTGATTTTGACTTTGAtgaaagcaag ATTGTCAGTTTGGTAGGGACTAGTGTGGGCATATGGAGGCGGCATGGGAAAAAAAGTATATTCTTATCTCGTAAAGGAGAGATTCCTAAAGCTTCTTGTATGTG TTATGTTGATCCGGAGGCTGTGGTAGGATGTGAAGACGGGAGAGCACGGTTTTTGGATATGTACAGTAGAAAATGGTCTAAAATTGTCAA GATACAGGATGGGCCTGTCACTTGCATTTCGTTAAGTGATAGTCAAATGATTGTCGGGGGTTCCTCCACCGGAAGTATCACTGTATCGGATCTTTCATCGGCTCAGCGAGTAGCTACACTGAAGTCATATGGTTCTGCAGGTTATGTACTTGCATCGGATCTTTCATCAGCTCAGCGAGTAGCTACACTGAAGTCATATGATTCTGCAG GCATTAGCACCTTGTGTGTCAACCCTAGTTCTCCGTTGATATTTTCTGGATCAACAGCAGGCCAAGCATTTTGTTGGGACCTCAG GACAATGAGATGTTTGTGGCGGACAAGGGCGAGTCCGAATGTAATATACTCTATGCATCACCTGCGAGATCACACATCAACATTAGTCATGGGTGGAATAGATGGTGTATTGCGCATAGTAGATGAAATCAGTGGCAAGGTCCTTTCAGGCTGTATCCTCGATCAGAATACTAGTGGATCGGTAAGTACTGAAGCATCAAATAAGCTCTCCAGGAAAAAAGGAAGAAGAATCGCAGAAGATACCAAGCTAGATCTTATGCCCAAGACTTCAAGACCTTCTATCAACTGTTTAGCTGTTGGATTCCAGAAGGTTGTTACTACACATGATGACAACTACATTAGAGTATGGAAGTTCAAGATTTAA
- the LOC108192784 gene encoding F-box/WD-40 repeat-containing protein At3g52030 isoform X2: MKGLEASSSGVRPPAKKRILESPASAEALTHDILLIIFSFLDFLDLLHCSAVCKSWNWVISTSKLYQSLYYKKKCQSRGVLEESGNLEKLSKMFLKELALDSHRASLEEGSVDVYQWKGHSTRVNQCRMKMGLVLTGGDDKVMRLWSVNSYKCLEEYSVPDRARVIDFDFDESKIVSLVGTSVGIWRRHGKKSIFLSRKGEIPKASCMCYVDPEAVVGCEDGRARFLDMYSRKWSKIVKIQDGPVTCISLSDSQMIVGGSSTGSITVSDLSSAQRVATLKSYGSAGISTLCVNPSSPLIFSGSTAGQAFCWDLRTMRCLWRTRASPNVIYSMHHLRDHTSTLVMGGIDGVLRIVDEISGKVLSGCILDQNTSGSVSTEASNKLSRKKGRRIAEDTKLDLMPKTSRPSINCLAVGFQKVVTTHDDNYIRVWKFKI, from the exons ATGAAGGGGTTGGAAGCTTCAAGCTCCGGCGTCCGGCCGCCGGCGAAAAAGAGAATCTTGGAATCTCCGGCGAGTGCAGAAGCCTTAACTCATGATATCCTTTTAATcatcttctcttttcttgaCTTTCTTGATCTTCTTCACTGCTCTGCTGTCTGCAAATCTTG gAACTGGGTGATTAGTACATCAAAATTGTATCAAAGTTTGTACTACAAGAAGAAGTGTCAATCTAGAGGGGTTTTAGAGGAATCTGGAAACCTGGAGAAATTGTCGAAAATGTTTTTAAAGGAGCTTGCTTTGGATAGTCACAGAGCATCTTTGGAGGAAGGGTCTGTTGATGTATATCAGTGGAAAGGTCATTCGACTAG GGTAAATCAGTGTCGGATGAAGATGGGATTGGTCCTAACTGGTGGAGATGATAAG GTGATGCGTTTATGGTCGGTAAATAGTTACAAATGTTTGGAGGAATACTCTGTTCCAGATAGAGCCCGTGTAATTGATTTTGACTTTGAtgaaagcaag ATTGTCAGTTTGGTAGGGACTAGTGTGGGCATATGGAGGCGGCATGGGAAAAAAAGTATATTCTTATCTCGTAAAGGAGAGATTCCTAAAGCTTCTTGTATGTG TTATGTTGATCCGGAGGCTGTGGTAGGATGTGAAGACGGGAGAGCACGGTTTTTGGATATGTACAGTAGAAAATGGTCTAAAATTGTCAA GATACAGGATGGGCCTGTCACTTGCATTTCGTTAAGTGATAGTCAAATGATTGTCGGGGGTTCCTCCACCGGAAGTATCACTGTATCGGATCTTTCATCGGCTCAGCGAGTAGCTACACTGAAGTCATATGGTTCTGCAG GCATTAGCACCTTGTGTGTCAACCCTAGTTCTCCGTTGATATTTTCTGGATCAACAGCAGGCCAAGCATTTTGTTGGGACCTCAG GACAATGAGATGTTTGTGGCGGACAAGGGCGAGTCCGAATGTAATATACTCTATGCATCACCTGCGAGATCACACATCAACATTAGTCATGGGTGGAATAGATGGTGTATTGCGCATAGTAGATGAAATCAGTGGCAAGGTCCTTTCAGGCTGTATCCTCGATCAGAATACTAGTGGATCGGTAAGTACTGAAGCATCAAATAAGCTCTCCAGGAAAAAAGGAAGAAGAATCGCAGAAGATACCAAGCTAGATCTTATGCCCAAGACTTCAAGACCTTCTATCAACTGTTTAGCTGTTGGATTCCAGAAGGTTGTTACTACACATGATGACAACTACATTAGAGTATGGAAGTTCAAGATTTAA